In Kordia antarctica, the following proteins share a genomic window:
- a CDS encoding alpha/beta hydrolase: MSYWAIGIIIFIFIYILANVALYFLQERFIFKAEKLPSDFKFDYGNQIFDEYNIEVDAGVNINGIHFKVRNPKGVVLYLKGNSRSIKGWGKFAVDFTRHGFDVLMVDYRGYGKSTGKRTEAGIKKDLQHVYDRLKEQVSEEFITLYGRSLGSGFATKLASSNNPRLLILDAPYYSVKHITKRFLPIMPMSLILRFPVKTYRWIEYVKCPIKIIHGTSDKLIPFKTSVKLSKINPKWARLYPIIDGGHNNLHTFPQYHRYLEEILHSELPKEIDPNTSSLNFRRKKA, from the coding sequence ATGTCATATTGGGCAATTGGAATTATCATTTTTATCTTCATTTATATTCTAGCGAATGTAGCTTTATACTTTTTACAAGAACGTTTTATTTTTAAGGCAGAAAAGTTACCGAGCGATTTTAAGTTTGATTATGGAAATCAAATTTTTGATGAATATAATATTGAAGTCGATGCTGGCGTGAATATTAATGGAATTCATTTTAAAGTTCGAAATCCGAAAGGTGTCGTTTTATATTTGAAAGGAAACTCAAGAAGTATTAAAGGTTGGGGAAAGTTCGCTGTCGATTTTACTCGCCACGGTTTTGATGTTTTAATGGTAGATTATCGCGGGTATGGAAAAAGTACTGGAAAGCGTACGGAAGCTGGTATTAAAAAGGATTTGCAACATGTGTATGATCGTTTGAAAGAACAAGTAAGCGAAGAATTTATCACACTGTACGGAAGATCATTAGGTTCAGGTTTTGCCACCAAATTGGCTTCTAGTAATAATCCACGATTGCTAATATTAGATGCGCCGTATTACAGCGTAAAACATATTACAAAGCGTTTTTTGCCAATTATGCCAATGTCGTTAATATTACGATTTCCTGTAAAAACGTATCGTTGGATTGAATATGTAAAGTGTCCAATTAAAATTATACATGGAACAAGTGACAAGTTAATTCCGTTTAAAACGAGCGTTAAGTTGTCTAAAATTAATCCAAAATGGGCGCGTTTGTATCCAATAATTGATGGCGGACATAATAATTTGCACACATTTCCGCAATATCATCGGTATTTAGAAGAGATATTGCATTCAGAATTGCCAAAAGAAATTGATCCAAATACCTCAAGTTTAAACTTTAGAAGAAAAAAAGCATAG
- a CDS encoding alpha/beta hydrolase, with amino-acid sequence MKYLKRIGIVIIALYLVIIFMLLSFQEQLIFRSETLPQDHVFTSSVPFEELYLKASGDAILHGLHYKLDNPNGVIIYFHGNAQTLEYWGKWAEKLSQQYNYDVVVMDYRGYGKSTGKRSHKAMLGDGLLFYDYCKTKFSEAEITIFGRSLGGAFATHVAKKSSAKLLLLESTFTSVTAIANKRFWFLPIGWLLQYPFQNDQNIAQITLPTYIIHGTNDVIIPYKHGQKLYEKSGSNTKKFYTIKDGFHNNLISHPTYFEALDEILNTKY; translated from the coding sequence ATGAAGTATCTAAAAAGAATAGGTATTGTTATCATTGCACTATATTTAGTCATTATATTCATGCTACTCAGTTTTCAAGAACAACTTATATTTCGCAGTGAAACTTTACCACAAGATCACGTTTTTACATCGTCAGTTCCATTTGAAGAGCTTTATTTAAAAGCTTCGGGTGATGCTATTTTACACGGATTGCATTATAAACTAGACAATCCGAATGGTGTAATTATATATTTTCATGGAAATGCACAAACGTTGGAATATTGGGGAAAATGGGCAGAAAAATTATCACAACAATACAATTATGACGTCGTTGTTATGGATTATCGTGGGTACGGGAAAAGTACAGGAAAACGCAGTCACAAAGCAATGTTAGGCGATGGTTTGTTGTTTTATGACTATTGCAAAACGAAATTTTCTGAAGCTGAAATTACCATATTTGGTCGCTCACTTGGTGGCGCATTTGCAACGCATGTAGCGAAAAAAAGTTCAGCAAAACTTTTATTGTTGGAATCTACCTTTACAAGTGTCACAGCTATTGCCAACAAGCGTTTTTGGTTTTTACCAATTGGATGGTTGCTGCAATATCCTTTTCAAAATGATCAAAATATTGCTCAAATTACGTTGCCAACCTATATTATTCACGGAACAAATGATGTCATCATTCCTTATAAACACGGGCAAAAACTCTACGAGAAGTCGGGTAGTAATACTAAAAAATTCTACACTATCAAAGATGGATTTCACAATAACTTAATCAGTCACCCTACATACTTTGAAGCGCTGGATGAGATTTTAAATACTAAATACTAA
- a CDS encoding BLUF domain-containing protein, which yields MYTLTYESTAVGKPSVEDMEHLMEKARANNAVYGITGCLVYYNGGFIQIIEGEKDDILTLFERIKLDPRHTDVHLFSDNNITERTFNGWGMPYFVSNENTTSRFEIEQFKNNISLLSDLSEKTNTTVLLFWRRIKLLLNNPAEEVYI from the coding sequence ATGTATACGTTAACTTATGAGTCTACCGCAGTTGGGAAACCATCAGTGGAAGATATGGAGCATCTTATGGAAAAGGCGCGTGCTAATAACGCTGTATATGGTATTACAGGGTGTTTGGTATACTATAATGGTGGGTTTATTCAAATTATAGAAGGTGAAAAAGATGATATTTTAACACTTTTTGAAAGAATTAAATTAGATCCAAGACATACGGACGTGCATCTTTTTTCAGATAATAATATTACTGAGCGTACTTTTAACGGTTGGGGAATGCCTTATTTTGTTTCTAATGAAAACACCACGAGTAGATTTGAAATAGAGCAGTTCAAAAATAATATTTCGTTACTATCCGATTTATCAGAAAAAACCAATACTACTGTACTTTTGTTTTGGAGAAGAATTAAATTACTGCTAAATAATCCTGCAGAAGAAGTTTATATCTAG
- a CDS encoding RDD family protein, giving the protein MNRIQNIIYNNIFYIALYCSITSIIFYIAALFSKTLPEKLLDVLSVFSVSTIDLTYFQLDFFTFSYYITDTGTITRSALTPLFIILFFIGTLLYSVSKKKEHRIFNFCFSLLFMASLTSIIDNTIGLILGREFYSYPLLAFYIFKSIIIVFISFVYLQKCYQQKQLVLLEGEGVRVFLNNSGDVSVLKHERASKWQRFVHYIIDSFLIIMLFSKYTFFMPRAFMIELTAMFGDRFYGFILYFIASTIYYVLFETLFKTTPGKYLMNTSVINYKEGKISFGQIVARTLSRRIPFEAFSFFGAVGLHDRLSSTTVAKQQSDKTYENGAKFILALFGLFVLLIAIMNFSNIF; this is encoded by the coding sequence ATGAATAGAATTCAAAATATAATTTATAACAACATTTTTTACATTGCGTTGTACTGTTCAATTACATCAATTATATTTTATATTGCTGCTTTATTTTCAAAAACATTGCCTGAGAAATTGTTAGATGTACTGTCTGTTTTTAGTGTATCAACTATAGATTTAACATATTTTCAACTCGATTTTTTTACATTTTCCTATTATATAACTGATACAGGCACTATAACACGATCTGCACTCACACCTTTATTTATCATTCTATTTTTTATCGGAACATTGCTGTATTCAGTAAGTAAAAAGAAAGAACATCGCATATTTAATTTTTGCTTTTCTTTACTATTTATGGCTAGTTTGACAAGTATTATTGATAATACCATTGGATTAATTTTGGGTAGAGAATTCTATTCGTATCCATTATTGGCGTTCTATATTTTTAAATCCATTATTATAGTATTCATAAGTTTTGTCTATTTACAGAAATGTTACCAGCAAAAACAACTCGTTTTATTAGAAGGTGAAGGTGTTAGAGTATTTCTCAACAATAGTGGAGATGTTAGTGTTTTAAAACACGAAAGAGCTTCCAAATGGCAGCGTTTTGTACATTATATCATTGATAGCTTTCTAATTATAATGTTATTTTCAAAATATACTTTTTTTATGCCAAGAGCATTTATGATTGAACTTACAGCTATGTTTGGTGATCGATTTTACGGCTTTATTCTATACTTTATAGCAAGTACAATCTATTATGTATTGTTTGAAACGTTATTTAAAACTACACCTGGAAAGTATTTGATGAACACGAGTGTCATTAACTATAAAGAAGGAAAAATTAGTTTTGGTCAAATTGTTGCCAGAACGCTTTCTAGAAGAATTCCTTTTGAAGCATTTTCGTTTTTTGGTGCTGTAGGATTACACGATAGATTATCAAGCACAACAGTTGCAAAACAACAATCGGATAAAACGTATGAAAATGGTGCAAAATTTATTTTAGCATTGTTTGGATTATTTGTATTACTTATTGCTATTATGAATTTTTCAAATATTTTTTAA
- a CDS encoding DUF2652 domain-containing protein: protein MKTKPTLICIPDISGFTEFMSSTDIELSAQVIPSLLNKVIYSNVIGLKVSEIEGDAILFYKTGELPTFEKLIEQCRLFYTEFYKQLKLLHAQFKHHDDIVDIPKVLGLKIVVHFGEQISAVPIGKNIKLMGEDVIIAHRLLKNKVPFDEYILLSENILDQYKDQNIESNFGWGKLHGKDTSYKHIGNVSYNYIDLTPLVD from the coding sequence ATGAAAACAAAACCAACTTTAATTTGCATTCCAGATATTAGCGGTTTCACAGAGTTTATGAGTTCTACAGATATAGAATTGAGCGCACAGGTAATACCGTCGCTTTTAAATAAAGTTATTTATTCTAATGTTATAGGATTGAAAGTATCTGAAATTGAAGGAGATGCAATTTTGTTTTATAAAACAGGAGAATTGCCAACATTTGAAAAGTTAATAGAACAATGCAGATTGTTTTATACGGAGTTTTACAAACAGTTAAAACTGCTTCACGCTCAATTTAAACATCACGATGATATCGTAGATATTCCAAAAGTTTTAGGATTAAAAATTGTTGTACACTTTGGTGAGCAAATTAGTGCTGTTCCTATTGGAAAAAATATAAAACTCATGGGAGAAGATGTAATTATAGCACATAGACTTCTGAAAAATAAAGTTCCGTTTGATGAATATATATTATTATCTGAAAATATTTTAGATCAATATAAAGACCAAAATATTGAAAGTAATTTTGGTTGGGGAAAGTTACATGGAAAGGATACTTCTTATAAACACATTGGAAATGTAAGTTATAATTACATTGATTTGACTCCGTTAGTAGATTAG
- a CDS encoding T9SS type B sorting domain-containing protein, with translation MKHKIILLLFIVFNISYSFSQGEANIWYFGENAGLDFNSGTPVAITDGQIDTLEGCATISNAAGQLLFYTDGITVWDVNHNIMPNGTGLQGDPSSSQSGIIVPYPNDPDKYYVFCVDDNFSQGGLYYSIVDLTLNGGTGDIVAGQKNILLLQRSAEKIAAISDDGDGFWVISYAGQTGNESNFTTYHSFRVTTTGIDTNSVTSTYPNCASSDGRGYLKISPDSQNVVNCNQNLNHVCLHRFDNLTGIVSPEQEQLPTINSPYCAEFSANSEKLYVSSGSVSTSTAYLFQYNLTAADVPNSRAQIHVESQERGALQLATDGKIYYARSDRTYVGVINNPEADGVACNYVNQGVDLNGQMCKQGLPPFIQSFFNVGIQTTGTCFGDATEFTVNSNEAIVSILWDFGDGNTSTQENPSHTYAAPGDYSIVVIVSSLSETITRTREITIYAVPVENTITDIIVCDDVSNNGIETVDLSTKNAEALLGQPAGSSFDVSYYATMDDAINETNLLPIMYTSTSNMQEIFVKVFNVNNPDCYAVSSFMIIINTAPTAETIDDVSVCDNLNDNQEFVNLAQQNSNVLGTQDASGFDVYYYETLTDAENDANRLPYNYLLQNPMQSIFARKENSQNTTCFNVTEFLIQLQTQYTANSVNDLIVCDDVSNDGFELFNLNVQNDFISGSQTGNFTIKYYTSQVDADADTNQIAASFSNETNPQEIFVRIENDDATNCFDTTSFFIEVKEVPNVNTDEIIMYLCSNESVTISADAGFDEYLWNTGETSTSITVTEAGIYTVLITTNYASSPAVSCSNTQTIRVIESDEAVITAIEIQDWTLNNNQIEIIAEGIGDYEYSVDGFNYQDSPIFTNLEAGNLIVYVRDKNGCGVVGKEISLLFYPNFFTPNNDGYNDYWQIISSEYELDLRIYIFNRFGKLLKILKPESEGWDGMYNGRKVPSSDYWFMVERPSNNQTYKGHFTLKR, from the coding sequence ATGAAGCATAAAATTATACTCTTACTCTTTATTGTATTCAATATTTCATATTCCTTTTCACAAGGAGAAGCCAATATTTGGTACTTTGGAGAAAATGCTGGTTTGGACTTTAACAGCGGAACTCCTGTCGCTATTACAGATGGTCAAATTGACACTTTAGAAGGTTGTGCAACCATCTCAAACGCTGCTGGACAACTACTATTTTATACGGACGGAATAACGGTTTGGGACGTAAATCACAATATTATGCCAAACGGAACTGGATTGCAAGGAGATCCATCTAGTTCACAATCTGGTATTATTGTTCCGTATCCGAATGATCCTGATAAATATTATGTTTTCTGTGTAGATGATAATTTTAGTCAAGGTGGTTTGTATTATAGTATTGTTGATCTTACCTTAAATGGTGGAACAGGCGATATTGTTGCTGGACAAAAAAACATCTTATTATTACAGCGAAGTGCAGAAAAAATAGCTGCCATCAGTGATGATGGAGATGGGTTTTGGGTGATCTCATATGCCGGACAAACAGGAAACGAAAGTAACTTTACCACATATCATTCATTCAGAGTAACAACTACCGGAATTGACACAAATTCAGTTACTTCTACGTATCCAAATTGTGCGAGTTCAGACGGAAGAGGCTATTTGAAAATTTCACCTGACTCACAAAACGTGGTGAATTGTAATCAAAATCTAAATCATGTCTGTTTACACAGATTTGATAATTTAACAGGAATAGTTAGCCCTGAACAAGAGCAATTGCCAACTATTAATTCTCCGTATTGTGCTGAATTTTCAGCCAACTCAGAAAAATTATATGTTTCTTCTGGTTCAGTATCTACTAGTACTGCATATTTATTTCAGTACAACTTAACAGCTGCAGATGTTCCAAACTCAAGAGCGCAAATTCACGTTGAAAGTCAAGAACGTGGAGCATTGCAATTAGCCACAGATGGAAAAATTTATTATGCGCGTTCTGATAGAACTTATGTTGGTGTAATAAACAATCCTGAAGCTGATGGCGTTGCCTGTAATTACGTAAATCAAGGCGTTGATTTAAATGGACAGATGTGCAAACAAGGATTACCACCATTTATACAATCGTTCTTTAATGTAGGAATACAAACGACAGGAACTTGTTTTGGAGATGCAACTGAATTTACAGTCAATTCTAATGAAGCAATTGTTTCCATTCTTTGGGATTTTGGCGACGGAAACACATCTACACAAGAAAATCCTTCGCATACGTATGCTGCTCCAGGTGATTATTCAATAGTTGTAATTGTAAGTTCTTTGTCAGAAACCATAACGCGTACACGAGAAATTACCATTTATGCAGTTCCCGTTGAAAATACAATTACGGATATTATTGTCTGTGATGATGTTTCTAATAATGGAATTGAAACGGTTGACCTAAGCACTAAAAATGCAGAAGCATTGCTTGGACAACCTGCTGGAAGTAGTTTTGATGTTAGTTATTATGCAACAATGGATGATGCGATAAATGAAACGAATTTGCTTCCAATAATGTATACAAGTACTTCTAATATGCAAGAAATATTTGTCAAGGTATTCAACGTCAACAATCCAGATTGTTATGCCGTTAGTAGTTTTATGATTATTATAAATACTGCGCCAACTGCTGAAACTATTGATGATGTATCTGTTTGTGATAATTTAAACGATAACCAAGAGTTTGTAAACTTAGCACAACAAAACAGCAACGTTTTAGGAACACAAGATGCTTCAGGCTTTGATGTATATTATTATGAAACGCTGACGGATGCGGAAAATGACGCCAATAGATTGCCGTATAATTATTTACTGCAAAATCCTATGCAATCCATATTTGCTCGTAAAGAAAATAGTCAAAATACAACTTGTTTTAATGTAACTGAATTTCTAATACAACTACAAACTCAATACACAGCAAATTCAGTAAACGATTTAATTGTTTGTGATGATGTCAGCAATGACGGATTTGAATTATTCAATCTCAATGTTCAAAATGATTTTATTTCAGGTTCTCAAACGGGCAATTTTACAATCAAATATTACACATCACAAGTAGATGCAGATGCGGACACAAACCAAATTGCTGCTTCATTCAGTAATGAGACAAATCCGCAAGAAATATTTGTGCGTATTGAAAATGATGATGCAACCAATTGTTTCGATACAACTTCTTTTTTCATTGAAGTAAAAGAAGTGCCAAATGTAAATACGGACGAGATTATTATGTATCTATGTTCAAATGAATCTGTAACTATTAGTGCTGACGCAGGATTTGACGAATATTTATGGAATACAGGAGAAACTTCAACCTCAATTACGGTAACCGAAGCCGGAATTTACACGGTACTAATTACAACAAATTACGCATCATCTCCAGCGGTAAGTTGTAGTAACACGCAAACAATACGCGTGATAGAATCTGATGAAGCTGTGATTACAGCTATTGAAATTCAAGATTGGACACTAAATAACAATCAAATAGAAATCATTGCGGAAGGAATTGGCGATTATGAATATTCAGTTGATGGATTCAATTATCAAGACAGTCCAATTTTCACAAACTTAGAAGCTGGAAATCTCATCGTTTATGTACGCGATAAAAATGGTTGTGGCGTTGTTGGTAAAGAGATAAGCTTATTATTTTATCCAAACTTTTTTACACCAAACAACGATGGCTACAATGATTATTGGCAAATAATTTCTTCGGAATACGAACTCGATTTGCGAATTTATATATTCAATAGATTTGGAAAATTACTAAAAATTCTAAAACCTGAATCTGAAGGTTGGGACGGAATGTACAATGGAAGAAAAGTACCTTCATCCGATTATTGGTTTATGGTAGAAAGACCAAGTAACAATCAAACTTACAAAGGACATTTTACGCTAAAGCGATAA
- a CDS encoding helix-turn-helix domain-containing protein: MLNFTQYCYSPFFKIFILLFYFSTISSAFSQTDSLATKSYDELVGLYSSKIGKNPEIAIVYMQKAHQLAKQKNDTKNIAKTLYGIAFCNFYLTNNSKALQDVEMAIEILSTQETKNSALLSHCYNLRGMVFSDIREDSKALDSYLKAKQYSKNLINKIKISTNIAFIKKMHKDYKEAIRIFKENLLIVEESTIIEETKRRYEVSILANITETYLIMNEATSGNFTKEARYYNDLALQKYSKNEDTVLYYFLLINEMMILFEEGAYDKSIELAQEIVDYVLENNDENSLCMAYFYIGKNYAKLKEYNRAILFFEKANGIIQNSQRKYPIEKLLNKELALSYTAIGKIEKGQEYFDKYITLVEAESLDDVKVLNAVYAKNDIPELRAELDRLKEIILSERKKKQQLYLIAFALVLVLIISFIWYRKKVKKIKQRITEVLQKVSELERVEAEEKNKVSIISEKVTDEKAALLLEKLEEFEDKREYLSLDCSLSFVAEKLESNTSYVSNLINNYKNKTFKSYITELRINTALIRLKNDGKLRSYTIKAIAEEFGFKRQETFSKAFKSQTGIYPSQYLKKLREDLEVN; encoded by the coding sequence ATGTTAAATTTTACGCAGTATTGCTATTCCCCATTTTTCAAAATTTTCATTCTCCTATTTTATTTTAGCACGATTTCAAGTGCGTTTTCTCAAACAGATTCGTTGGCTACGAAGTCGTATGATGAACTTGTTGGTTTGTATTCAAGCAAAATAGGGAAAAATCCAGAAATTGCGATTGTGTATATGCAAAAAGCACATCAATTAGCAAAACAGAAAAATGACACTAAAAATATTGCTAAAACACTTTATGGGATAGCTTTTTGTAATTTCTATTTAACTAATAATTCTAAGGCATTACAGGATGTAGAAATGGCGATTGAAATTTTATCAACACAAGAGACAAAAAATAGTGCGCTACTTTCTCATTGTTATAATTTAAGAGGAATGGTGTTTTCTGATATTCGAGAAGATTCAAAAGCACTTGATTCATATTTGAAAGCTAAACAGTATTCTAAAAATTTAATAAATAAAATCAAGATTTCTACAAATATTGCTTTCATCAAAAAAATGCACAAAGATTATAAAGAAGCAATTAGAATTTTTAAAGAAAACCTGTTAATCGTAGAAGAATCAACAATAATTGAAGAAACAAAACGTAGATATGAAGTTTCTATCTTAGCAAATATTACGGAGACTTATTTGATAATGAATGAGGCGACTTCGGGTAATTTTACTAAAGAAGCTCGGTATTATAATGACTTAGCTTTACAAAAGTACTCAAAAAATGAAGATACAGTTTTATATTATTTTTTATTAATAAATGAAATGATGATTCTTTTTGAAGAAGGTGCGTACGATAAGAGTATTGAGTTGGCACAAGAAATAGTAGATTATGTATTAGAAAATAACGATGAAAATTCGTTATGCATGGCATACTTTTATATAGGTAAAAATTATGCGAAGCTTAAAGAATATAATAGAGCTATTCTCTTTTTTGAAAAAGCGAATGGTATAATTCAGAATTCTCAAAGAAAATATCCTATTGAAAAATTACTTAATAAAGAGTTGGCTTTATCCTATACGGCTATCGGAAAGATAGAAAAAGGGCAAGAATATTTCGATAAGTATATAACATTGGTAGAAGCAGAAAGTTTAGATGATGTTAAGGTGTTAAACGCAGTATATGCTAAAAATGATATTCCTGAACTAAGAGCAGAATTAGATCGTTTAAAAGAAATTATACTTTCAGAGAGAAAGAAAAAACAACAATTATATCTCATTGCATTTGCGCTAGTACTTGTGTTAATTATCAGTTTTATTTGGTATCGTAAAAAAGTAAAAAAAATTAAACAGCGTATCACAGAAGTGTTACAAAAAGTTAGTGAACTTGAAAGAGTAGAAGCAGAAGAAAAAAATAAAGTTTCTATAATTTCCGAAAAGGTAACTGATGAAAAAGCTGCATTGCTGTTAGAAAAACTGGAAGAATTTGAAGATAAAAGAGAATATTTATCACTAGATTGTAGTTTGAGCTTTGTTGCTGAAAAATTGGAATCTAACACTTCGTATGTTTCTAATTTGATTAATAATTACAAAAACAAAACTTTCAAATCATATATCACCGAATTGCGAATTAATACTGCATTAATTCGATTAAAAAACGACGGAAAGTTACGTTCGTATACAATAAAAGCCATTGCAGAAGAGTTCGGTTTTAAACGCCAAGAAACATTCTCTAAAGCATTCAAATCACAAACAGGAATTTATCCATCACAATACTTGAAAAAACTACGTGAAGACCTAGAAGTTAATTGA
- a CDS encoding N-formylglutamate amidohydrolase has product MEKLTIKQIITKIQQEELFEAVSVDYSFTIKIDAYVPYACGAVHDGHQFRRELWENCLHSEYDRWFEEDPATKEMIQTHPIVIAGMNSRFEYDLNRAPETAIYEDAWGKQLWKKPLSETMKQKSLNKHANFYKVVHALIEKLEEKFGVCVIYDMHSYNWKRWEREVPTFNFGTTNINNARFGEIIEEWRKMLSEINLPNGIVSTSKINDTFQGNGYFLKFITQHFSNTLVLATEVKKIYCDEINQVMFPEVVSALEKALKTLIPKHSGKFYIEHKHEE; this is encoded by the coding sequence ATGGAAAAATTAACCATTAAACAAATTATCACAAAAATTCAACAAGAAGAACTGTTTGAAGCAGTTTCAGTTGATTATTCTTTTACGATAAAAATTGACGCATATGTTCCGTATGCATGTGGCGCAGTACACGACGGACATCAGTTTAGACGGGAACTTTGGGAGAATTGTTTGCATTCAGAATACGATCGATGGTTTGAAGAAGATCCGGCAACAAAAGAAATGATTCAAACACATCCAATTGTGATTGCAGGAATGAATTCTCGCTTTGAATACGACTTAAATCGTGCGCCAGAAACCGCCATTTATGAAGATGCTTGGGGAAAGCAATTGTGGAAAAAGCCACTTTCAGAAACCATGAAGCAGAAAAGCTTGAACAAGCATGCAAATTTTTACAAAGTTGTACACGCATTGATTGAAAAGTTAGAGGAAAAGTTTGGCGTTTGCGTCATATACGATATGCATTCCTATAACTGGAAACGTTGGGAACGCGAAGTGCCAACGTTTAATTTCGGAACTACAAATATTAATAATGCACGTTTTGGAGAAATTATTGAAGAATGGCGAAAAATGCTATCGGAAATCAACTTGCCAAACGGAATTGTTTCTACGTCAAAAATTAACGATACATTTCAAGGAAATGGCTATTTTTTGAAGTTCATTACGCAGCATTTTAGCAATACTTTAGTTTTGGCAACCGAAGTAAAAAAGATATATTGCGACGAAATTAATCAGGTTATGTTTCCTGAAGTTGTTTCGGCTCTAGAAAAGGCGTTAAAGACACTAATTCCGAAGCATTCAGGCAAATTTTATATAGAACATAAACACGAAGAATAG
- a CDS encoding flavohemoglobin expression-modulating QEGLA motif protein, with translation MKDSNVASKVLFEIDTNINDIVKKIELLSYVNPINIEEEKAKFFQSKYLADPKFQYPEMDFDRFQLHRQLISQPIELIENESTRELYEDTIYAYSGLIQCIQTIGTKRKFYYNSLRSFGTPTEQDVENANFILHFEEEKDSDEQFQPKYSPKETEALFRAYSKQYDFSYHIKFSKDMSAIAMVLNNIKTLVISEKHTFSDNEIAVLTNHEIGVHMVTTMNGLLHPLKIFSNGFPNYEETQEGLAVFSEYMSNNLTVKRLKELAYRVIAVDSLAKGHSFSTTFRKFVNTYDLDRETAFNISVRAHRGGGFTKDYLYLSGLKKVYNYYKSGKDMNVLLRGKISLDYLETIESLAKNGCALDSKYITDSYKENKNTNKTVDFILENLK, from the coding sequence ATGAAAGATAGTAATGTAGCGAGCAAAGTGCTTTTTGAAATTGATACAAACATCAACGATATTGTAAAGAAAATCGAATTGTTGAGTTATGTGAATCCTATAAATATTGAGGAAGAAAAGGCGAAATTCTTTCAATCTAAATACTTAGCAGATCCAAAATTTCAATATCCTGAGATGGATTTTGATCGTTTTCAGTTGCACAGACAATTGATTTCGCAGCCTATTGAACTTATTGAAAACGAGTCTACTAGAGAATTGTATGAAGATACTATTTATGCGTATTCTGGCTTGATTCAGTGTATTCAAACCATTGGAACAAAACGTAAATTTTATTATAATAGTTTGCGTTCTTTTGGTACGCCGACAGAGCAAGATGTGGAAAACGCAAATTTTATTCTTCACTTTGAAGAAGAAAAAGATAGCGACGAACAGTTTCAACCAAAGTATTCTCCAAAAGAAACCGAAGCACTTTTTCGTGCATATTCTAAACAATACGATTTTTCATATCATATTAAGTTTTCTAAAGATATGAGTGCGATTGCAATGGTTTTGAATAATATTAAAACGCTTGTTATTAGTGAAAAACATACATTTTCGGACAATGAAATTGCAGTGTTAACCAATCATGAAATTGGCGTACATATGGTGACAACGATGAACGGATTGTTGCATCCGCTGAAAATATTTTCAAATGGATTTCCAAATTATGAGGAAACTCAAGAAGGTTTGGCGGTTTTTTCGGAATATATGAGTAACAATTTAACTGTAAAACGTTTGAAAGAACTCGCATATCGTGTCATTGCTGTTGACAGTTTGGCAAAAGGACATTCATTTTCTACTACATTCCGAAAGTTTGTAAATACCTACGATTTAGACAGAGAAACAGCGTTCAATATTTCGGTTCGTGCGCATCGTGGCGGCGGATTTACTAAAGATTATTTGTATTTATCTGGATTGAAAAAAGTATATAATTACTACAAATCTGGAAAAGATATGAATGTGTTGCTGCGTGGAAAAATTTCGTTAGATTATTTAGAAACTATAGAGTCGTTGGCAAAAAACGGTTGCGCTTTGGATTCTAAATATATTACAGATTCGTACAAAGAGAATAAAAACACCAATAAAACCGTTGATTTTATCTTGGAGAATTTGAAGTAA